The proteins below are encoded in one region of Streptomyces marianii:
- a CDS encoding SRPBCC domain-containing protein — MEHEVFVPVPADRLRRTLADPARVARCVPGLQQDADASAGPLVGRLKVRVGGHTITYRGALRISERDGDFAVEGEGTEARGHGSAKLALTLRLTEAEGGTALVFTGTAHADGRLAEAAPGTAEQAAIRLLDRFASSLSATAGDDTRGAAAADEDAGAPAGPDESGSASAAGAAPVSDSGTADETAPVSDADAAVGGADAAGQPDATAGSASPAPGGDPAGASADGSGAIEDAADDQDENAPLFGADVPPSSLDPLADEVFGEDDEPPAEAAHARRTMIGRSAEEVDHAPPRGRYAPVPAPQPTSAGNTLRWVAPAAALAIASAVVVGRALRRRR; from the coding sequence ATGGAGCATGAGGTGTTCGTTCCGGTACCGGCAGACAGGCTTCGGCGGACGCTGGCCGACCCCGCGCGGGTCGCCCGGTGCGTCCCGGGACTCCAGCAGGACGCCGACGCGTCGGCGGGCCCGCTCGTGGGCCGCCTGAAGGTCCGTGTGGGCGGTCACACGATCACCTACCGCGGTGCGCTCCGGATCTCCGAACGGGACGGCGACTTCGCCGTCGAAGGCGAGGGCACGGAGGCCCGTGGCCACGGCTCGGCCAAGCTGGCACTGACCCTCCGGCTCACCGAGGCGGAGGGCGGCACCGCGCTCGTCTTCACCGGAACGGCCCATGCGGACGGCCGCCTCGCCGAGGCGGCCCCCGGAACGGCCGAACAGGCCGCGATCCGGCTGCTCGACCGCTTCGCGTCGTCCCTGAGTGCCACGGCGGGGGACGACACGCGCGGGGCGGCCGCCGCGGACGAGGACGCGGGCGCACCTGCCGGTCCGGACGAGTCCGGCAGTGCTTCCGCGGCCGGAGCCGCACCCGTGAGCGACTCCGGAACGGCCGACGAAACCGCCCCGGTCTCCGACGCCGACGCGGCGGTCGGCGGGGCCGATGCGGCAGGGCAGCCGGACGCGACGGCCGGTAGCGCGTCCCCCGCCCCGGGCGGTGACCCCGCGGGGGCTTCGGCGGACGGGAGCGGGGCGATCGAGGACGCGGCGGACGACCAGGACGAGAACGCGCCCCTGTTCGGGGCCGATGTGCCCCCCTCGTCGCTGGACCCCCTGGCCGACGAGGTGTTCGGCGAGGACGACGAACCGCCCGCCGAAGCGGCCCACGCCCGCCGGACGATGATCGGTCGCAGTGCGGAGGAGGTGGACCACGCACCGCCGCGCGGCCGGTACGCACCCGTCCCGGCACCCCAGCCCACCTCCGCCGGAAACACCCTGCGCTGGGTCGCCCCCGCCGCCGCGCTCGCCATCGCCTCCGCCGTCGTCGTCGGACGGGCACTGCGCCGCCGCAGGTAG
- a CDS encoding polyamine aminopropyltransferase — MIDQPVSAPVEGGMRPPPVRPDAGRFLVLLVVFVCAACGLVYELELVALASYLIGDSVTQASVVLSVMVFAMGVGSLLAKRLRCHAAVGFGLVEAALALIGGCSALVLYAAFAWLGEARYALVAFSLAIGVLIGAEIPLLMSLIQRASRRGGRSEEDAAGTVADLFAADYVGALVGGLAFPFLLLPWLGQLTGALLTGAVNAVAGGALVLWLFRRDISARSRWWLLGANLTVLAVLATATALVADFEAAARRAVYGEPVRVAVHTGVQEVVLTGAEDGPVDLFLDGRLQMSGGAEDRHHRALVHPAMRRGPHARVLVLGGGDGMAAREVLRHPGVRSVTVVELDPGMVHLARTDPALSALNGQVYRDPRLKVVYADAFRWLRGASAPRHAYDVVVSDLPDPGVTPSTKLYSQEFYGLAAGVLADGGRLAVHAGAVGARPHAYWTVESTIRAAGFTTRPYRAPGRPDRGFILAVPAARGAPPPLGPGVLGVEDERPRDVPPSTLLRPRYAE, encoded by the coding sequence ATGATCGACCAGCCTGTGTCAGCACCGGTGGAGGGCGGGATGCGGCCACCGCCCGTCCGTCCGGACGCGGGCCGGTTCCTCGTCCTCCTCGTGGTCTTCGTCTGCGCTGCCTGCGGTCTGGTGTACGAGCTGGAACTCGTCGCCCTTGCCTCGTACTTGATCGGCGACTCCGTCACCCAGGCTTCCGTCGTCCTCTCCGTCATGGTCTTCGCGATGGGCGTCGGCTCGCTCCTCGCCAAGCGGCTGCGCTGCCACGCCGCCGTCGGCTTCGGACTGGTGGAGGCGGCGCTCGCGCTGATCGGCGGCTGCTCGGCCCTCGTGCTGTACGCGGCGTTCGCCTGGCTCGGTGAGGCCCGGTACGCGTTGGTGGCCTTCTCTCTCGCGATCGGGGTGCTGATCGGCGCCGAGATCCCGTTGCTGATGAGTCTGATCCAGCGGGCGTCCCGGCGCGGCGGCCGGAGCGAGGAGGACGCCGCGGGCACGGTCGCCGACCTCTTCGCGGCCGACTACGTGGGCGCGCTCGTCGGCGGTCTCGCCTTCCCCTTCCTGCTGCTGCCGTGGCTCGGCCAGCTGACCGGTGCGCTGCTCACGGGCGCGGTGAACGCGGTGGCGGGCGGGGCGCTGGTGCTGTGGCTGTTCCGGCGGGACATCTCGGCACGGTCGAGGTGGTGGCTGCTCGGGGCGAATCTGACCGTCCTGGCCGTGCTGGCCACCGCCACGGCGCTGGTCGCCGACTTCGAGGCGGCGGCGCGGCGGGCCGTGTACGGCGAGCCGGTGCGGGTGGCCGTGCACACCGGGGTGCAGGAGGTCGTCCTGACCGGTGCGGAGGACGGGCCGGTCGATCTGTTCCTTGACGGCCGGCTGCAGATGAGCGGTGGCGCCGAGGACCGGCACCACCGGGCGCTGGTACATCCGGCTATGCGCCGGGGCCCGCACGCGCGGGTGCTGGTCCTCGGCGGCGGTGACGGAATGGCGGCGCGTGAGGTCCTGCGCCACCCGGGGGTGCGCTCGGTCACCGTGGTCGAACTGGACCCGGGGATGGTGCACCTGGCGCGCACCGATCCGGCGCTGTCCGCGCTGAACGGGCAGGTGTACCGGGACCCGCGGCTGAAGGTCGTGTACGCGGACGCGTTCCGCTGGCTGCGGGGCGCGTCGGCACCCCGCCACGCCTACGACGTGGTGGTCTCGGACCTGCCGGACCCGGGCGTCACGCCCAGCACCAAGCTGTACTCGCAGGAGTTCTACGGGCTCGCCGCCGGCGTCCTCGCGGACGGCGGACGGCTCGCCGTGCACGCCGGAGCGGTGGGGGCGCGCCCGCACGCGTACTGGACGGTCGAGTCCACGATCCGTGCCGCGGGCTTCACGACCCGGCCGTACCGCGCGCCTGGCCGGCCCGACCGCGGCTTCATCCTCGCGGTCCCCGCAGCGCGGGGCGCCCCGCCGCCCCTCGGCCCCGGGGTGCTCGGTGTCGAGGACGAGCGCCCCCGGGACGTCCCGCCGTCGACGCTGCTGCGCCCGCGGTACGCCGAGTGA
- a CDS encoding DUF2617 family protein: MLTTLKTSYTDTRAADLAWALGREPLPALAELDLELGDTKLQLRLLGASHQVLLEGEHGTCSETVACMPGRSTPLPLGVARRLGHWEYEFAARVETLSEGSFAGRAQELLALVADHPHGLAGTFPGSPHAFTAMVAQQVDGQMRWRTWHAYPQEGQLVVTRTHVGARVPAPR, encoded by the coding sequence ATGCTCACGACCCTGAAGACCTCCTATACCGACACCCGCGCGGCCGACCTGGCCTGGGCACTGGGTCGGGAGCCGCTGCCAGCGCTCGCCGAGCTCGATCTGGAACTGGGCGATACAAAACTGCAGTTGAGACTTCTGGGCGCCTCGCACCAGGTGCTGCTCGAAGGGGAGCACGGCACCTGCTCCGAGACGGTGGCGTGCATGCCCGGCCGCAGCACGCCGCTGCCCTTGGGCGTGGCGCGGCGTCTCGGGCACTGGGAGTACGAGTTCGCCGCGCGCGTGGAGACGCTGTCCGAGGGCTCTTTCGCGGGGCGCGCGCAGGAGTTGCTGGCGCTGGTGGCGGACCATCCGCACGGGCTGGCCGGCACGTTCCCCGGCTCGCCGCACGCGTTCACGGCGATGGTCGCCCAGCAGGTGGACGGCCAGATGCGGTGGCGGACCTGGCACGCGTACCCGCAGGAGGGTCAGTTGGTCGTGACCCGCACCCACGTCGGCGCGCGCGTGCCCGCCCCCCGCTGA